The genome window CTTGGAAGAATCCGTGAGCCGGGTGCATGGTCAGGAAGCGGGTCGCCGGGCGGTCGAGGAGCTCGTGCAGCGTCTGAACGAGCGCATTCCCGATCGCGCCTTTCATGTGACCGCCGATTTTCTCAAGAACCTTTGGAATAGTTTCTCCACCGAGTTCGCAGTGTTTTTGACTCAGTTTTGTTGGGACATTTCGGGGGACCCGCAGTTTTCGTTCAACATGGGCCGGGAGAAAGCAATCTCGCCTGTCATCCAGGTGCTGGGCCGGCCATTCTCGGTCCCTCAGATCTATAAGATGTCCGCCTATTTCTCCCAGCGGTTCGCCAACGACGGCTTCTATAGTGAAGCCGTACAAGTCTCCAACGGTTCGGCGATTATCCAGCTGCGCTTCGGCGACCGCGCACTACGGCAGTTCGGCCAATACCTTCGGGCCTGCGCCGTTATGTACTGCCTCGCTCACAAAGGATACCTCGCCGGGGTGCCAGAGAAATTTCATCATCTGCCGCCTGCAACCGTGAAGGATCGGCGCTGCATCGCGGAAGGCGACGACTGTTGCGAATGGGAAGTCACGTGGTCCGTGAAAGGACGCGGTGGCCCGTTGCGCCGGGCCATGGTGTCGCTCGCCCGGAAGATCCTTCACCAGGAAATTGAGGAACAGCAACGCCTCATGGAGGAGCAAATTCGCACTCTCGACACCAGGCATGTGGAATTGCAAGAGGTTAACGTTCGGCAACAACAGTTCACCGCGGAACTCCAGCGGCGGGTGGATCAGTTGACCGCTCTCCATGAAACCGGGCTGGTCTTCGTCTCAACGTTGGACCGGGAAGCGCTGGTCGAGAGAGTTCTGCAATCGATCACCCACAAGTTGAACTACGACCGGGCTATGATCACGTTCTTCGATCATGACCGGAGAGTAGCGCATGATATCCGGATTCGCGGCGTGCCCGACGACGTCGCGGCGTTCGCCCGCTCGCTCGAGATCCCCGTGACGGATCCGGACAGCATCGAGGGAACGGTCCTCCTCAAGGGGGAGCCGATCTTGGTAGGTGACATCCACCAGATGTGGGATCGCATCCATCCCCTCCATCAGCAGCTTGTGGCCATGGTGCAAGCCAAGTCCCTGGTCTCGGTCCCGCTGAAGGTCAAGGATGCCGTGCTGGGCTCCCTCACCGTCGATCGAACCCAGGAGAACCCCCTCACCCAGGACGATCTGGACCTGATAGGAACCGTTGGCAGCCAAGTTGCCATCGCGCTCGACAATACCAATGCGTACCGCCGGATCGAGGAGTTGATCGCCGGATTGGAAGCCAAGGTTCGAGAGCGCACGGCCGAACTCGAGGCCGCCAACGAGCGGCTGCAGGAACTTGACCGCGCGAAAAGCGCGTTCTTCGCGAACATCAATCACGAGTTACGTACACCGCTGACATCAACCTTGGGAGCCCTCTCGCACCTCACCAAGGCGAACCTGTCCCAGGATCACCAGGACCTCGTGAACGTGGCGTTGAGAAACAACGCGCAACTTCTGTACCTCATCAATGAGCTGCTCGATCTAACGAGGTTGGATGCCGGACAACGCAGGCTGAACAAACAGTGCTTCGATCTAACGGTGCTGATCAAGGACATCAAGTCGAACTTTGAGCCGTCGATCTGGCGAAGGGTCACGCTTCGTGGGACCACGACTCCGGTGTTGGTCGAGGCGGATCCAGCTCAGTTGAAGAAGGTCATGTTTAACCTGCTGTCGAACGCGTTCAAGTTCAGTGATCCGGATCTGGGGCAGGTGTGGATCCGGGTGAAAGAGATAGGCGACTGGGTTGAACTCACCGTGGAGGACAATGGGATCGGAATTCCTCGTGAGCATTTGGATCACGTCTTCGATCGGTTCTTCCAGGTGGAACGCAACGAGACTCGCCGGTACGGGGGAAGCGGGATCGGGTTGGCGCTGGTGAAAGAAATCGTCACGCTGCATGGCGGGACCGTGTCGGTTGAGAGTGAGGCGGGGCAGGGCTCGACCTTCAAAATTCGGCTCCCCCGAGGAAACGTGCGGTTGGAGGAGCTGAGGTCTCTTGAGGACGACCAGGGATTTTTGCCCACGATGACGGCCGCGGGTGCGGCGGAAAAGAAGACGCCGGCCGATGTGGACGCGCCGGATGCTGGAGCGCGCCCGATTGTGCTCGTCGCGGACGATAACGCAGACTTGCGGGCTTACTTGAACCGCATCCTGAGCAAAGCCTATAGCGTCGTGCTGGCGAACGACGGGAAAACGGCGTTGGAACAGGCGAGGATAAACCGGCCGGAATTGATTCTGACCGACGTCATGATGCCACAGATGAGCGGGTATGATCTGCTGCGTGAGGTCCGCAAGGATGCACAGTTGCAAACGATACCTGTGATCTTTCTGACTGCTCGGGCTGGCACTGAGGCCCGGATTGAGTCCTTGGAAGCCGGCGCGGATGACTATATCGCAAAGCCATTCGACGAGCATGAAGTGTTGGCGAGAGTGGGCAATCTCATCCGGGCCAGAGCGCAGGAGCGCCAGCTGCACGAGCTGCGGATGGAGAAGCTGTCGAAATTCATGCCGGCGCCAATAGCCAGGGGCGTGTTGTCTCGCGGTAGTGAAGAACTCCTGAAGGCGCATCGACGGGAAATCACCGTACTCTTCGTTGATCTGAGAGACTTCACGCGCTTCGCAGAGCTTGCCGAGCCGGAGGAGTTGATGGCCGTGCTGCGTGACTATCAAGCTGAAATCGGCGCCCTCGTCTCGACGTTCCAGGGCACGTTGGAACGCTATGCCGGTGATGCTGTGATGATCTTCTTCAATGACCCTGTGCCAATTCCGAATCACGTGGAGCAAGCTGTTCGGATGGCCGTCGCGATACGCGCTCGAGTTGGCGGCCTCTGCCAAAAGTGGAGCAGGAATGGCGTCGACTTGGGCGTCGGTATAGGAATCGCCACCGGCTATGCAACCCTCGGGTTAGTTGGTTTTCAGGATCGTCATGACTATGCCGCCATCGGTACGGTCACGAACTTGGCCGCCCGCCTGTGTGCCGAAGCGAAGCACCGGCAGATTCTTGTTCCGGAACGGATTGTGCATCTTTTGGGAGGGATCGTGGAGGGAGAACCTGTGGGCCCGCTCCAATTGAAAGGCATTCACCGCACTATTACGGCCTACGACATAAGCCGGCTGAAGGAGTAGTCTAGCGTGAACGCTGATTGTCAGGTCAAGCACTCACACAGAGCTGAACACAGGGGTCTTGCTGAGGGTTGATCTCGGTGCCAATGCAATGGGATTTTCAATCACGATACGGTCCGTGGGCCTTGGTGACGGGCGCGTCTTCCGGCATCGGCAAAGAGTTTGCCGTCCAGCTCGCCGAGCGCGGGATGAACTTGGTGCTGGTCGCCAGGCGAAAGTCCCTCCTGGACGCGATTGCCCAGTTACTACGCGACACAAAAGGCATCCAAGCCAAAACCGTTGATGCCGATCTCAGTCTGCCCGAGGCGACGAAACGGCTCTCAGACGCAACGAAAGGGCTGGAGATCGGGTTGCTCGTCAGCAATGCGGGTACAGAGATGCACGGGCCTTTCCTCGACCAGGATCCCGTGCTGGGCGCCGGCCTGGTCCAACTCCACGCCGTCACTCCCATGCGGCTGGCTCATTATTACGGCGGTCTGATGCGGCAACGCGGCAGAGGCGGAATCATTTTCGTATCGTCGATTGTCGGATTTGGAGGGACCCCCTATCTGGCCACCTATTCTGCGACCAAAGCGTACTTGCTCAATTTCGGCGAGTCCCTCCATTACGAGCTCAAGAAACACAACATTGATGTGACCGTCCTGGTTCCCGGCATTACGCGCACTGCCTTGACCGAGAACGCGGCGCAATCCGGCGTGGACTTCTCCCGCATTCCGCTTCCGTGGATGGACGTCGCGCCCGTGGTCGCCGCCGGGATCGACGCGCTCGGGAAAGATTCTTCCGTCATTCCCGGTACGATCAACAAGCTGGTCGTGTTGGTATTCCGCCGGCTCTTAGCGCGCAAGCGAGGGGTAAACACGTTCGGCCGGATGCTGGAAAAGGCGATTCCGATGCCACGGCCTCACGGCCGCCTTCCGGCAGATTGAGCGACCCGAACAGTCTTTCGGCGTTCCGCCGCCGGATGGATTCTTTGGCGTCTTCGGAGATTTTCTCATTAGTACGGAGAAGCTCGACGTCCTGGAACTTCATGCGGCCGCCGGGGTCGTCGTGGGGGTAATCGGTCGCGAAGAGAAATCTTTCCGCGCCGTCTAATGACTTAGGGCGCAAACATTTCTCCTAGAATCGCCAGGACCTTCTGGGCCGTGGCCTGATCGATCTTTCCCAACCGCCTCACCAGTCGAATCTTGTCCACAGTGCGAATTTGATCCAAAACAATTTGCCCTTCTTTTCTTTGGAATCTGACAGGTATCCTTGTGGGATAAGGACGGCCCTTTGTGGTCATCGGCGCAAGGATGACGGTGCCGATGTGGAGATTCATTTCATCAGGTGAGATAACCAGACAAGGGCGGGTTTTACGGATTTCGCGACCTTCGGTTGGATCTAGGCGTACAAGGTGGACCTCGAAGCGAGAGACTACCATTTCCACTCGGTTCTATCCCATTGCGTGGCAGATAAAGACTCTCGATCTAAGAGCTTATCGTCTCCTTGCCGGGCCATCTGACGAAAAGCCTCTTCCCATCCGGCTCGCGGTCTCGCAGCGGGCTTGACCACTAACTGACCATTGCGCACTCCCAGCTCAACAGTGTCGCCAAGCTGACACTGATCGAGAATGGTTTTGGGAATGCGGATACCACGGGAGTTTCCTATTCGAACGACACTTATTTTCATTCTTCACCTTTTTTTGGACGTAACCACTAAGTAATTACCTCGAAAATTGAGCGGCGTCAACAGCCGGCCCCCATGCCGCTGCTCTTCTTGGCGAGTCTAAGTTTTCTGCTAGCCGAACAGTCTTTCGGCGTTCAGGCGGCGGATGGATTCTTTCGCGTCTTCGGAGATTTTCTCATTAGTACGGAGAAGCTCGACGTCCTGGAACTTCATGCGCCCGCCGGGGTCGTCGTGGGGGTAATCGGTCGCGAAGAGAAACCGCTCGGCGCCGAGAAACTCGATGGCTTCCGGAAGTTCGGGCTCTTCGGTCTCGATGGTGAACGAGAAATTTTTTTTGAAGTAGTGGCTCGCCGGCTTCTTGTTCTTCTCCAGGAATTCCTCCGGCGGAAGAAACGCCCGCAAGCTCCTTAACCGCTCCGCTAATTTGCCCGGTTTCCCGTCGCTGTCAGACAAGTCGGCCTCGGCGTCGTAGTCGATGAAGCTCCCGTCCAGGACTTTGTCGAGCCGGCGCACGAGCGGCTTGATCCATCCCGTGCCGTTCTCGGTGAAGATGAATTGCAGCCGCGGAAATTCGTCCAAAAGGCCGCTGGTGATGAGCGACACCAAACTCATCTGCCCTTCCTGCGGCGCGAAGACGTGGAGGCCGTTTCGCTGAAACGCGAGAAAGTTGCTCGCCCGATGGCCATGCTGAACGTTGTGGAGGAATAGCGGCAGCGCTATCGCTTCGGCCGCGGCGAAGAACGGCCTCAGCTCGGCGCGGTTCCCCAGCGGCTCGCCGAACGGGTGCTCTTTCACCGGATAAACCTTGTCGAGAGCGGCGGCCTTGAATCCATTCGCCTTGGCCCACTTAATTTCGGCGATGGCCGCTTCGACGTCCTGCAGCGGCACCAGCGCCACGCCGGATATTTTTCCCGGATAGCGCTGCATGAGCCGGAGGATCGCGCGGTTGTACGACCGCGCCATCGCGACGGCAAGCTCGGCTTCAATCAAATAAGACCACCAGCCGGTCAATTGCGGCAGAATAAAGTGGCGCTCGATGCCGAGCTTTTCGTAATCCGCCATCCGCACTTCGATATCGCAGAGCCCCTTTATGATCGCACCCGAGCCGGGCGCGCCGAACGGCGTCGTCCCCGGCACCTTGGGCGGCATGCCGGGAAAGACGATGTCTTTCAACAGTCCATCGTCGCCGATGCGGAGCTTCGGCGCGCGCTCTTTAAAACGTCCGTCGAGATCGTCGAAGGCATCCGGAGGCATGAAATGGCTGTCGCAGTCGATGATCATGTCGCTCGCCTCGTTATCGCTCAGCTTCGTTGCAGATCTACCTATACTTTTCCGCTTGAACGGCTGTCAAGCAACGCTGAGATTTCGCTCAGGTAAAAACCCTAATGGGAACCGGGTCAATTCTTCCATATAGTTCGACACGATGTCGGCAGCGAAATCGCAGTGGACGATCATTCTCCGCTGTTACTCGTGTAGCCGCAAATTTACGGTGCGGCATCTGACGCTCGATAGAGTTTTGGCGGTCGCTTCGGTCACGCCCTGCCCTCATTGTTCTACGAAGCCTTTCATCGCTCCCGGACCCCTCTACAATAAACAAAGCAAACTGCACCGGATCTTCGACCTCAGAGAAGAAATTGAAGCTATCTACCGAAAGCCGCGAAACGGCGAAACCTGGCACTTCAATCCGCGTTGCTCCAAGTGGCCGGTCGACGATTATGTCGAGCTGGAAGTCCCGCCGAAAGTCGGCGCGCTCTGTAACGAGTGCCAAGCGACTCCATCCGAGAATCCCTGAGTTCGTTCCCGAGCCCCTATCCGAGGCTCAGTACCCCCTTGACAGACTGCTCGGTTTGTCCTATGTGATCGTGACTGTTTAATTTCAGCCAACAGCCGCTTTTCGAATGTGGTGAGGGGGGCTGGCGCAAGCTAGGGGCGGGTGGCAAAAGGGGGTCCCGGTTCGCCGGACCCCCTTTTGGTTTTGTGGCCCAGGCCTGCTCGAGCCGCCGCTTAATGACTGCTTCTAGCGAATATCTTCGAGACCGAAGCGGCGGGTCAATTGCCGCGCGACCAGGCTCAGCACCGTGACCAGGATAACGACCACGACGCCGAGGGCGTTGAGCCGCGTATATTGCCCGGCTTCGTAGAGGTCGAAGATGAGCACCGGCACGACCTCGGTCCCCGCATGGCCGAGGAGGACGGGCAGCGAAAGCACCTTGAAGGTGAGCGTCAACACGTAAACCCACCCGACGAGCAATCCCGGCAGGATCAGCGGCACCAGGACGCGCGAGAAAGTGTACCACCACGAAGCGCCGCTCATCTGCGAAGCGTCCTCCAGCTCCTGGTGCACCTGAGTCAGTGAGACGCTGCAGGCGCGCATGCAGATCGGCATGTATTTGGTGACGTAGGCGATCAGGAGAATCCACAGCGTGCCGTAGACCGGAATCGGAATCGTAAGATAAAGCCACATCAGCGACAGGCCGAAGACGATGCCGGGATAGGCGATCGGCGAGAAGACCAGCGCGTCGAGAAATCTCTTCCCCGGGATCCTGGTCCGGATGACGATCCAGGCGACGATCGAGGTGAAAAAAACCGCCAAGGTGGCGCTGCCCACGCCGACCGCGAGGTTATTTTTGAGCGCCCGCAAGATCACGTCGTAGGTCGCGAGCCAGCGATAATTGTCCAGGGTCATGATGTTGAACATCTTGGCGGAAGGCGGCGCGTACCAGGGAAGGAAAGACGCGTAGAGGATCACCAGGACCGGCAGAAAGAGCACCGCGGTGAGAATCGACAGCGTCAAAGCGAGCGTGAGCCAGCGCCAGCGGCCCAGGTCGATCGTGTAAGGGCGAAATCCCTTGCCGGTGATCACGGCGTATTTTTCGGAAAAGCGCGTCGCGCGAAAATAGATCGACAGACCCACGAGGGCGATCAGCAGGTAGACGATGGCGAAGGTCGCGGCGAGATTATAGTCGGTCGGCGCCTCGCGCGCCGCGAGATAGATCTCGGTCGCCAGCACCGTGATGCCCGCGGGCAGCCCTAAAATCGCCGGCTCCTCGAACGTCTCCATGCCGCGAATGAACAGCAAGAGCCAGGTCGCGAGCGTGGCCGGCAGGATGAGCTTCAAGGTGATTTGGTAGATCGTTTTCAGGACGCCGCTTCCGGCCATGATCGCGGCCTCTTCCAGCGACGGGTCCATGGAGCGGAAGGCGGTGGCCATGAGCAGAAACGGCGTGGTGAAGCTGCCGACGCCGAAACCCCAGATCATTCCTCCCATGCTGTAGACGTTGAAGGGCGCCTGCTCCCAGCCGAAAAATTTCATGAGGTAGATATTCACCAGGCCGATCTTGGGGCTATAGAGGAGGACGAGAGAGACGCTTTCGAGAATTCCCGGGATCATGATCTCGGTGAAGACCGCGGCGTAGACGAGCGCTTTCAACGGCGTGTTGGTCCGCTCGGTCGTCCACGCCAGAAATGCGCCGATGGCAAAAGCCAGGCTGCCGCCGCCCAAAGCGAAGATGAGCGAGTTCGCCATCGAGCGGAAGAGTCTCGGATTGTCGAAAGCCTTGACGTAGTTATTCAAGGTAAAGCCCGCCTGCGTTCCCGGCGGGCCGTCCTGAAAGCTCCCGTAGGTCACCATCACGATCGGAATCAGCGTAAGGTAGATCACGATGACGGTGGCGACGACGAGGATCACGGTTCCTCCGTCGATTTTTCGAAGCCACCTCGTCATATGTCGGGTGAGTAACTTTTCAGAGAAAATCAGCCGGTCAATTTTTTCGGAGTCACGTTCAGGGCTTTTCTCCGTCTTACTTCCAGACCTTCGTGTCCGTTCGGCTGAGCTCACCGCCCTGAGTCCATCGAAGGGTGGTTAAAATCCTCTCACCACGAAGAGCCCAGCGCGGCTACGCCGCAACCAAAAGTCGAAATATCTCGCGCAAAGACGCAAAGGGCACCAAGGTTCCTCAAATCCCCCTCTTTCCCCCTTTGTCAAAGGGGGATGAAGGGGGATTCCTCGATTTCTTTGCGTTCTTGGCGTCTTGGCGCGAGCAAATCCCCGCCCTTTAACAGCTACGGGCGACCGGTAAATTTGCGCAAACCGCGAAAACTATTAAGCATAGTATTACGAAGCACACAAAGTCAGACCCGTGACGACTATAGTCCGTGCTTCCAGTCATTTTTTCACTCGGCGCTCTCGGGCACGACCTTGTGCCTGACGTAAAGATGGGCAGAGCGGTTGGCGCCGGCATCGCGCACGATACCCGAACGGTTTTAGCCCGCCGCCTCCCGGCTTTGGTAAATCGCCTTGACTCGCTCTCTGATTTCTTTCAACCCCGGACGCGCTTCCAGCTCGCGGAAAGCGCGCTGGACGAATTCGAGGCGCAGGATCGAAGCCAGATTAAAGCTCGGATCGAGGTCGCCCGTCTCTTTGGCTTCCTCCGCCATTTGTTTGAGTCCCTCGACGCCGGGCGCGCCGTCGTACGGGAGAACGAGTCTGCCGCCGCCCTCGACGCCGCTGCGGCTTGCTTCCTCTTCGTCCAGGCAGGCCTTGCGCAGACGCCGCACCAGCGCTTCCGCATACGGGCGATTGCGCTCGTAGTCGGTGAGGAACCAATAGGCGCGGAGCGTCGCCCTGAGATAGGCTGTGAGAAGGTCGCCGTCTTTTTCCACCATGCGGCGCGTCGCGATGATGACCCGGTCGGGCCGGCCGCCCGGATACAGCTTTCTCGATTCCAAAAGCACCGGGTAGCCTTCGCGCTCAAGCGCCGCGCCGCGCGAATCGAAGTCCTGAAGATGCATGCAATCGATTTCTCCGGCGCGGAGCGCTTCTTCCGGATGTTCATGCGGATGAAAGCGCGCGCCGCGGACATAGATCACGTCCTTCTCCGGGTCGAGCCCGGCGCGCTTCAGGTGCGGCCTGAGGACGGTCTGGCCGATGCCGCCGAAGTCGCGGATGCCGATGCGCTTGCCCCTGAGTCCCGCGAGATCTTTAATGCCCTTGGCGCCGAAGAAGCGGAAGGTCTGGCGGTTGCGCCAGCAGCCGACGATAAAGACATCCTCGCCGCGGCTCGCCAGGTGAAAGACCGCCGAGGGTTTCACGTCCGGAACGATATCCACGCCTTTTTCCGTCATCGCGCGGCGCAGCGCGATTTTTTCCACCATCGCCGGGATGAGGCCGCCGAAGTAAAGGTCGTAAGGCTGGAATCCCTCTTCTTCGAAGTAGGTCATCTCCCTGGCGATCATCGCCGGGACAACGTGGCCGACGTGGTAATGCGACGGTCCGATCCGAACGGTCTTTCTTTCCGCGGCCGCCATGGTCATCCTCCGCGCGACTTCAGGGCGAAATACTCTTTGGCGATACGCCGCACCTCGTCGGTCATTTTCCATTCCCAATCGAGGGGGATGACCACGCGCGCTTTTTTCGCCGCTTCGTCGGGGACGTCCACGTCCTTCCGCGCCACGGAGTACCCCAACGACGCGATCAGTTTTTGCCCTTCTTTGGACAGGAGATAATCCACCGCCAGGGCCGCGGCGTGGGGATGGGGCGCAGCTTTGAATATGCTCAACGGCGCCAAGGTCACCGGCGTCGGATAGATATAGTGATAGTCGATCGGCGCGCCCTTCGCTTTCATCTGCTTGGGATGCGTGACGGCGATCTCCACCGCGGCGGGGAACTCGCCCGCGGCGATCAATTGCGCCTGCAGCGTCCGCCCGCGGCGGAAACTCAGGTTTTGGGTTTCCACCAGCCGTTTAAAGAAATCGAAAGCTTTTTTTTCGCCGTAGACTCTGAGAGCGCCTTTGATGAAACTATTGGGCAGCGGATCGGCGACGAGCTTCTCCTTCCAGTAAGGATCGAGGAGGTTCATGTAAGTCTCCGGCACTTTGCTCTTGTCCGCCAAGGTCGGGTTGTAAGCGAACACCCACTCGAAAAAAAAGGCCGTGGACCAAAGACGGTCGGGATCCATGTACTCCTTGTCGTAGTGCGCGGCTTCGTCCGAGCGATAGCGCGCGAGAATCCCGCCCTTGATCATGGGAAAAAGCCCCGAATTGGCCCCCACCGTGACGTCGCCGAGAAGGCGCCCGCTGCGCGCTTCGGCCAGCGCGCGATCGGCGACCGCGGCGCCGCGTCCCTCGCGCCAGACCTGGACGTTCAAGAACGGGTAGGCCTTTTCGATCGCGGCGTCGATGACGGGAGCCTGAGTCAGCGTCGAGTAGAGCATCAGCGCGCGCTCTTTTTTTGCGCCTTCGATGAGAAACTGGCGCCGCTGTTCCGGCTGCAGGGATTCCAGCTTGGCGTAGACGGCGTCGGTCGTTTGCGCCGCGGCGTCGACCGCGACGAGAAAAAGAAAGAAGAGCTGACAAGCACACGCAAGCCGTAAATTGGGCATCGAATCCTATTCCTTATTTTCTCCTTAGTGCTCTTTGCGCCTTTGCGCGAGATGCCCTCTCCCTCACCCTCTCCCGCTCGCGGGAGAGGGTGAGGGTCGCGCCAAGACGCCAAGACCGCAAAGAATCACCCCCGTTCGCGGCTTGCAACGCTTCAAAGGCCCAACTCCCGACGCGCTTCTTCGAGCGGCTTGAGATAAAGCGCCTCCGCGCCTTGAAACGACGCGGGGATGCGGCCGAAGCTTTTTTCTTCCTCGACGACCAGGTCGAATCCCTGAAGATCGATCGCGGCGTCGGGCTGAAGGCGGTAGCCCACGAGCGGCTCGTAGAGCGAATCGAAGTGCTCTTTCGGCTCGTTGTAGCCCGCGTCGTTGATGATTTTATGGATCCTTTCCCGGTTGGCCGGATCTTTAAGAAAAAGATTCGTCCGGACGACGGCCTTTAAAAACGCCTTGAGCGCCGGCTGCTTCTCGCGCGCGAACTTTCCATTCGCCGCCAGCAGCCGGTCCTGACGCGGCGGTTTGGCCGTCCGCAGATCGGCCAGAACCGGGTAGCCGCCCTGTTGGAGCTTCTCTTCCATGGCGCGCACCGGCGCCAGAATAATCGCGTCCACTTCCCTGCTCATCAGCGCGTCGACCAGCGCCCAATTCTCGTGCTTGGTATCCATCTCGTATTGGATCACGACGTCGCGGTCGGGGTCGAGGCCGGCGCGCCGCAGCAGCACGCGGATCTGCGTGTCCGACTCGCCGCCGGGATGGGTCGCTGAGATTGTCTTCCCGCGGAGATCGGCGATCGTCTTGGCGCCCGGAGGTCCGAACAGCGTGAAGCCCGAGTTTTTCCGCCGCGCGCCGACGACGTAAATGTCTCCGCCGCCGCTCCGCGCTTTGAGCAGAAGCTTGGCGGTGGTGTCGACCGCGACATCGACGCTGCCGC of Candidatus Binatia bacterium contains these proteins:
- a CDS encoding ATP-binding protein, with the protein product MTTLLSKDHPITEKGMMEFQPFGKESDGTAIRDINGVVIRALVEYLEESVSRVHGQEAGRRAVEELVQRLNERIPDRAFHVTADFLKNLWNSFSTEFAVFLTQFCWDISGDPQFSFNMGREKAISPVIQVLGRPFSVPQIYKMSAYFSQRFANDGFYSEAVQVSNGSAIIQLRFGDRALRQFGQYLRACAVMYCLAHKGYLAGVPEKFHHLPPATVKDRRCIAEGDDCCEWEVTWSVKGRGGPLRRAMVSLARKILHQEIEEQQRLMEEQIRTLDTRHVELQEVNVRQQQFTAELQRRVDQLTALHETGLVFVSTLDREALVERVLQSITHKLNYDRAMITFFDHDRRVAHDIRIRGVPDDVAAFARSLEIPVTDPDSIEGTVLLKGEPILVGDIHQMWDRIHPLHQQLVAMVQAKSLVSVPLKVKDAVLGSLTVDRTQENPLTQDDLDLIGTVGSQVAIALDNTNAYRRIEELIAGLEAKVRERTAELEAANERLQELDRAKSAFFANINHELRTPLTSTLGALSHLTKANLSQDHQDLVNVALRNNAQLLYLINELLDLTRLDAGQRRLNKQCFDLTVLIKDIKSNFEPSIWRRVTLRGTTTPVLVEADPAQLKKVMFNLLSNAFKFSDPDLGQVWIRVKEIGDWVELTVEDNGIGIPREHLDHVFDRFFQVERNETRRYGGSGIGLALVKEIVTLHGGTVSVESEAGQGSTFKIRLPRGNVRLEELRSLEDDQGFLPTMTAAGAAEKKTPADVDAPDAGARPIVLVADDNADLRAYLNRILSKAYSVVLANDGKTALEQARINRPELILTDVMMPQMSGYDLLREVRKDAQLQTIPVIFLTARAGTEARIESLEAGADDYIAKPFDEHEVLARVGNLIRARAQERQLHELRMEKLSKFMPAPIARGVLSRGSEELLKAHRREITVLFVDLRDFTRFAELAEPEELMAVLRDYQAEIGALVSTFQGTLERYAGDAVMIFFNDPVPIPNHVEQAVRMAVAIRARVGGLCQKWSRNGVDLGVGIGIATGYATLGLVGFQDRHDYAAIGTVTNLAARLCAEAKHRQILVPERIVHLLGGIVEGEPVGPLQLKGIHRTITAYDISRLKE
- a CDS encoding SDR family oxidoreductase; this encodes MQWDFQSRYGPWALVTGASSGIGKEFAVQLAERGMNLVLVARRKSLLDAIAQLLRDTKGIQAKTVDADLSLPEATKRLSDATKGLEIGLLVSNAGTEMHGPFLDQDPVLGAGLVQLHAVTPMRLAHYYGGLMRQRGRGGIIFVSSIVGFGGTPYLATYSATKAYLLNFGESLHYELKKHNIDVTVLVPGITRTALTENAAQSGVDFSRIPLPWMDVAPVVAAGIDALGKDSSVIPGTINKLVVLVFRRLLARKRGVNTFGRMLEKAIPMPRPHGRLPAD
- a CDS encoding type II toxin-antitoxin system PemK/MazF family toxin gives rise to the protein MVVSRFEVHLVRLDPTEGREIRKTRPCLVISPDEMNLHIGTVILAPMTTKGRPYPTRIPVRFQRKEGQIVLDQIRTVDKIRLVRRLGKIDQATAQKVLAILGEMFAP
- a CDS encoding AbrB/MazE/SpoVT family DNA-binding domain-containing protein, translated to MKISVVRIGNSRGIRIPKTILDQCQLGDTVELGVRNGQLVVKPAARPRAGWEEAFRQMARQGDDKLLDRESLSATQWDRTEWKW
- a CDS encoding amidohydrolase family protein, coding for MIIDCDSHFMPPDAFDDLDGRFKERAPKLRIGDDGLLKDIVFPGMPPKVPGTTPFGAPGSGAIIKGLCDIEVRMADYEKLGIERHFILPQLTGWWSYLIEAELAVAMARSYNRAILRLMQRYPGKISGVALVPLQDVEAAIAEIKWAKANGFKAAALDKVYPVKEHPFGEPLGNRAELRPFFAAAEAIALPLFLHNVQHGHRASNFLAFQRNGLHVFAPQEGQMSLVSLITSGLLDEFPRLQFIFTENGTGWIKPLVRRLDKVLDGSFIDYDAEADLSDSDGKPGKLAERLRSLRAFLPPEEFLEKNKKPASHYFKKNFSFTIETEEPELPEAIEFLGAERFLFATDYPHDDPGGRMKFQDVELLRTNEKISEDAKESIRRLNAERLFG
- a CDS encoding iron ABC transporter permease; translation: MILVVATVIVIYLTLIPIVMVTYGSFQDGPPGTQAGFTLNNYVKAFDNPRLFRSMANSLIFALGGGSLAFAIGAFLAWTTERTNTPLKALVYAAVFTEIMIPGILESVSLVLLYSPKIGLVNIYLMKFFGWEQAPFNVYSMGGMIWGFGVGSFTTPFLLMATAFRSMDPSLEEAAIMAGSGVLKTIYQITLKLILPATLATWLLLFIRGMETFEEPAILGLPAGITVLATEIYLAAREAPTDYNLAATFAIVYLLIALVGLSIYFRATRFSEKYAVITGKGFRPYTIDLGRWRWLTLALTLSILTAVLFLPVLVILYASFLPWYAPPSAKMFNIMTLDNYRWLATYDVILRALKNNLAVGVGSATLAVFFTSIVAWIVIRTRIPGKRFLDALVFSPIAYPGIVFGLSLMWLYLTIPIPVYGTLWILLIAYVTKYMPICMRACSVSLTQVHQELEDASQMSGASWWYTFSRVLVPLILPGLLVGWVYVLTLTFKVLSLPVLLGHAGTEVVPVLIFDLYEAGQYTRLNALGVVVVILVTVLSLVARQLTRRFGLEDIR
- a CDS encoding ABC transporter substrate-binding protein — its product is MAAAERKTVRIGPSHYHVGHVVPAMIAREMTYFEEEGFQPYDLYFGGLIPAMVEKIALRRAMTEKGVDIVPDVKPSAVFHLASRGEDVFIVGCWRNRQTFRFFGAKGIKDLAGLRGKRIGIRDFGGIGQTVLRPHLKRAGLDPEKDVIYVRGARFHPHEHPEEALRAGEIDCMHLQDFDSRGAALEREGYPVLLESRKLYPGGRPDRVIIATRRMVEKDGDLLTAYLRATLRAYWFLTDYERNRPYAEALVRRLRKACLDEEEASRSGVEGGGRLVLPYDGAPGVEGLKQMAEEAKETGDLDPSFNLASILRLEFVQRAFRELEARPGLKEIRERVKAIYQSREAAG
- a CDS encoding ABC transporter substrate-binding protein produces the protein MPNLRLACACQLFFLFLVAVDAAAQTTDAVYAKLESLQPEQRRQFLIEGAKKERALMLYSTLTQAPVIDAAIEKAYPFLNVQVWREGRGAAVADRALAEARSGRLLGDVTVGANSGLFPMIKGGILARYRSDEAAHYDKEYMDPDRLWSTAFFFEWVFAYNPTLADKSKVPETYMNLLDPYWKEKLVADPLPNSFIKGALRVYGEKKAFDFFKRLVETQNLSFRRGRTLQAQLIAAGEFPAAVEIAVTHPKQMKAKGAPIDYHYIYPTPVTLAPLSIFKAAPHPHAAALAVDYLLSKEGQKLIASLGYSVARKDVDVPDEAAKKARVVIPLDWEWKMTDEVRRIAKEYFALKSRGG